Genomic window (Poecile atricapillus isolate bPoeAtr1 chromosome 10, bPoeAtr1.hap1, whole genome shotgun sequence):
acataaataaaaagggAGCAAAATGCAAGATCAAAGCAGCAAATCCAATCTCCGGCCTGAGGGCAGTCACTGGTTTGGTTAATTCATGTCAGAGGCTGGCAAACACCCCAAGCTCCTCAGAGGGAGATGTTTCTCATGCTTACATGGTTCAAACTGCAGTTTACTtacagggagagcagagggggTTGGCAGTataaaaatccaggaaaagcATCCCTTCTGCAGCCATCTGGTCTAGGTTAGGGGTTTCCTTAGAAGGCTCTCCGAaagctcccaaatccccccagccCATCTGTAAAAGGAACACACCACAAGATGTCAAAGTCCCTTTCCACAAGCACATTTTTGGGCCCACATAACACATTCACTGTGTGCcttaatttataaatttttacAGTGCTCATCTCCCTACTCAGCACTTCACAAATGTGATGAAAATGAtctctgccagccctgtggaGCAGGGAACTCTTCCACTTTCCCCTGGAGGGTGGGAAATTGAGGCACACGCAGGATTAAATGACCTATTAACAGGTATTAAAGCACTTGGAAGAAGCCCAGTGCCTTCACTCTTACTCAGAGGCCTGAAGCACACCCAGagcaaggaggaagaggaagttTCACATGATTCACTCAGGGTTGTGCAGCTGCCATGTCTGAGCATtcagtccctgccctgctgtctGTGCTGGAGCCCAGAATTCCACCTCAGCCTCTGATCTATCCCTCTGCAGGACTAGAAACACAAGGAAAGGCCTGAACTCAGAGGCActgcaggaaaagcaaggaAGGGTTTTAAAAGTCAGAGGGATCTGCCAGAAGCATCACAAATCACTGTGTTTATCTGCAGGACTGTGGTTTCATCCTGTTCTTCCTCCTAATTCCAAGGGATCACACACCAGGAGAACAACAAAATCCCATCAGGGCGTCTGTGTTCACTGCTGAAAACCATTCCTGGGGAAAACACAGCTTCAGGCAGAAGGTTCTAGAAGGGAGCAGCTTAATGAGCCATTAGGTGCTGGGGATTCTGTTGTGCTTTAGAAAAGGCAAGAGGTTCCTTTGATCCAGGTGTGTGTCAGGTGAGCCAtggatgcacagggtgggatgcATCCAGATCCTCAGGAAACCACCTGGTGCCAtcagtttggaaaagaaaatcgTTTAAGAGTTGCAGAGATGGTTTCTGAGTTAAGAAGCAATTAAATGTCTCTCCCTGACACTGGGATGAGGAATTAAAATGGATTCACCACCAACTTCTTgaattttcttcatcatcaaggaagaaagacaaaataatcTCACGCTGCTCTAATTCCAGAGTCCCAGGGgatcaaggggaaaaaaacccagggagatgtatttttaatgaacaTACGAAATAAATCAGTAGTTCACAGAAACTGCAGGCTTGTGCCTAACCAACACTTCCAGAGTGGGAGATTCCCTGTCCCAGAGAGCTTTCCTCTGGAAAATTACAAATGTCAGCTTGGGAGGGGGAAATATTCCTGAAGGGAAAACTGAGATCACAAGATCACTGAGGTAGGAAAATATTCCAAGTTCAAGCTGTGCCCAGTTCCCACTtcatccccagcccagagcactgagtgccacatccagtccttccctggacacctcctggggtggggactccaaacctccctgggcagccccttctaGAGACTGCCAGAGGCTCAGCTGgctggaaaagagggaattaTCCTGCTCAGGAATGTAGGAACAGCATGGGAACAACGAGCAGGATAAACTGGGAAGGGTTTGCCCACCCTCATGAGCTCCTTGTGTAGTTTCAAACAGCAACAAACACATTTCCACCACAAACACACCTGGAAGGTGACAGGAAATTATTAGGAGAGAAGCAAACCAGGTAGATGGCAGCAACCCAAATGTGTTGGAAATGAATATAATTCCTTATCCATGTGGCTGGGGGTGCAAAATTGAAAAGATTTTCAGATAGAAATAAATCTGAAACTATTTCTGCTCTTTAATAatttactgtcttttttttcttcctagttCAGAGAGCCAAAACGAACAGAATTAGCAGAAAATAAGCAAATGAGCAGAATTAGCTAAGAAAGCAGAACTTTTCTTCTTGGTTAGTTTTTCAGGAGGTACCAACTCTCTCCTTGTGACCAACAATCATTAGTGTTGGAAGGGAGATCatccagcccagggcaggggcacctggagcaggtggcacaggaacacgtccaggtgggtttggaatggctccagagaccccagaccctccctgggcagctgtgccagggctctgccacccTCCATGGACAGAGCTTCCTCCTCACGTCGAGAGGGAATTCCTCGTGGTTTAGTTCGTGGCCATTGCTCCTGGTCCCGGACAGCGCTGGGAACAACCTGGCACCGTCCTGTGCCAGCCCGTGGAGATATTTATAGGGATTGATGGGATCTCCTGTCAGCATTCCCTTCTCCAGCGGGCCATGCCCAGCTCCCGCAGCGCCTCCTCAGCAGGGcgatgctccagacccctcacaGCCCTTCCCTCCATGTCCCACCCCCGCGGGGTGACTCCCCCGGGGCGACAccagccccgcgcccgccgGCACCTCCCTGCCGTGCCCCACTCACGTCGTccatgaggaggaggaggatgttgGTGttggtggcggcggcggcggggcccagggcccagcagagccacagcGGGCCCAGGGCCCAGCAGAGGCACAGCGGCCTCAGCGCCGCGCTCGCCATGGCAACCGAGCCCGCGCGCCACGTGACCGCCCCGCGCGCCGCACGTGACCGCGCGCGCCGCACGTGACCGCGGGCCCGCGGCGCCACGTGAGCCggcgggagggggcggggccaagATGGCGGTGTGCATCGCCGTGATCGCCAAGGAGGTGCGGGGACACGGCCGGGCCgcggggacacaggggacagcggggacggGCTCTGCGGGCTgagggggacagcggggacggGCTCTGCGGGCTgagggggacagcggggacggACAGCTGGCGTCATGCGGCCTGAGTGCGGCCGGGTGGAGCAGCGAGGTCTGAGCAGGGAATACAGGCCTCAGGTTGAGGGGAACAGGGGGTCAGTGGGGTGTGGGGAAGGGTGAGGGGAaagaggctggggctgtggttttggggtgggagcAGGACTGGGGCCGGGGAGAGGGGAATGGGCAGGATGTCAGGTTGGGGGATTGAGAACAGGGGGTCACTGGGGGCTGAGGAAGGGTGAGGGGggctgtggttttggggtgggagcAGGACTGGGGCCGGGGAGAGGGGAATGGGCAGGATGTCGGGCTGTGGGGTCTGGATAGGGGTgagggcagcacagcagagccaggggcagTGGGGCAGACACTGGGGTGAaatgggctgggcaggagcaggacgggagcagggctggcacagccagcacGGGCACAGTGTGAGGGTGCTCCgggctgtcctgctgctgggagagaagGGTTTTCCTTGGAAGAGACAGGCACAGGCTCTGCCGGGACAGGAGAGCAGACACACCTGAGCCTTGTGCGGTGCCTGTGGAAATGGCTCTCCTGCCGTGGGGACAGCGGTGCTGCAGCGTGGgaagggggctgtgctgggaacatGAACAGTTAAACTGCTCTGACAGCAGCAGATCCCAGCCAGTGTGATTTGTTCTGCTCCCAGAATTACCCCCTGTACATCCGGAGCGTCCCCACAGAGAACGAGCTGAAGTTCCACTACACTGTGCACACCTCCCTGGACGTGGTGGATGAGAAGATCTCAGCCATGGGCAAAGCCCTGGTGGACCAGAGGGAGCTGTACCTGGGGCTGCTCTACCCCACTGAAGACTACAAGGTGTATCTTTGTCATGCCTTTGGCCATTGTGGGTTTAATTGAATCACAggatatcctgagctggaaaggatcatccagtccaaccccagccttgcacagacaccccagcaaccccaccctgggcatccctggcagcacagtccaaaggctcctggagctctggcagcctcagggctgtgcccattccctggggagcctgggcagtccccagaacctttccctgatctccaactaaaccttccctggcccagctccagcccttccctgggtcctgtccctgctcataGGGAGAACAgctcagtgtctgcccctcatgaggaagttcCCTCATGTTTCCTCTCAGTTTGGGCACATTCCAGCCTGGTTTAGTGGCTGTGTGAGAATCCTTAACCCTGCCCAGGTACGGCTACGTGACCAACTCCAAGGTGAAGTTTGTCATGGTGGTGGATTCCTCCAACACAGCCCTGAGGGACAACGAGATCCGCAGTGTGAGTGCGCCAGAGCAGAGCCACCTCGGTGGGtctgctccttccagctcctcaggaAGTGCTGAGAAACAAAAACTTAATGACTTCACCCCCTCTCCCTTTTCAGATGTTCCGAAAGCTGCACAATTCCTACACAGACATCATGTGTAACCCTTTCTATAACCCCGGGGACAGGATCCATTCCAGGTGAGTGGGTTGTCCACATGGATCTGTCTCTTTGACAcctttctggaattttcagggCACCTCTGATGCAACAGGACTGACCCTGTGGTTGGCCAGTTCAGGTTTGTGTGCTC
Coding sequences:
- the TRAPPC2L gene encoding trafficking protein particle complex subunit 2-like protein; translation: MAVCIAVIAKENYPLYIRSVPTENELKFHYTVHTSLDVVDEKISAMGKALVDQRELYLGLLYPTEDYKVYGYVTNSKVKFVMVVDSSNTALRDNEIRSMFRKLHNSYTDIMCNPFYNPGDRIHSRAFDTMVNSMMMQVC